From the Euphorbia lathyris chromosome 6, ddEupLath1.1, whole genome shotgun sequence genome, one window contains:
- the LOC136233158 gene encoding uncharacterized protein: MEKTTWEQRIIALTHILTSPTTTPPLYSQFFISTQIPSYFKWEFYPPILCFKDTERTYLSGHLKWGFSLFLKRVSRLGFPQTSWRSKCPYQQPPPLILAKGVEEAEWGDDQKREYVRKRMKRRRYGSSVVNPLIPILVPNMLLLSLLLWNPFPDLDS, translated from the coding sequence ATGGAGAAAACAACATGGGAGCAGAGAATAATAGCCTTAACCCACATCCTAACCAGCCCCACAACCACACCTCCTCTCTACTCCCAATTCTTCATCTCCACACAAATTCCATCATACTTCAAATGGGAATTCTACCCCCCTATCCTCTGCTTCAAAGATACAGAAAGAACCTACCTTTCTGGGCATCTGAAATGGGGGTTCTCTCTTTTTCTAAAAAGGGTATCTAGATTAGGGTTCCCTCAAACTTCTTGGAGATCCAAGTGTCCGTACCAACAACCGCCACCGTTGATTCTCGCCAAGGGAGTGGAGGAAGCAGAGTGGGGAGATGACCAGAAAAGAGAGTATGTTAGGAAGAGGATGAAGAGAAGAAGATATGGTAGCAGTGTTGTTAATCCTTTGATTCCGATTCTGGTTCCTAATATGTTACTCTTGTCGCTTCTGCTATGGAACCCATTTCCTGATCTTGATTCTTGA
- the LOC136231891 gene encoding uncharacterized protein isoform X2, with protein MAAVSLILFPAILFSSLLDLTSQDQQQNHLLLNQLHDSKLKIAKLESSLEEIILKIEARDINLKEREKQIREMEERINYLQSKLSNLKSVSFTVDEKVNSLEEEVKDLWATLRKNNFDLYVLQSKAQEAEQRLQAATLNVEEMEEVVTEQWIQIQQFEQALQLREMAILKARRRVSPERCSFLKFMDDLSSKYLSKYLGPFDLYLFGKDSALRSFGSQTVHHFTIFCSRVKESHHELQGFIRREMESHEFTAHLANEELVFVVASALVIFPVLSAWLFLSSHVL; from the exons ATGGCGGCTGTCTCTCTAATTTTATTTCCCGCCATTTTGTTCTCATCTCTACTGGATCTCACGTCTCAGGACCAACAACAAAACCATCTCCTACTCAACCAGTTGCACGACTCCAAGCTTAAGATCGCTAAATTAG AATCTTCTCTTGAAGAAATTATCCTAAAAATAGAGGCTAGAGACATTAATCTGAAGGAAAGAGAGAAACAAATTCGGGAGATGGAGGAGAGAATAAACTATTTGCAATCTAAACTTTCGAATTTGAAG AGTGTTTCCTTTACAGTTGATGAAAAAGTTAACTCGTTGGAAGAAGAG GTAAAAGATCTATGGGCGACTTTGAGGAAGAACAATTTTGATCTTTATGTTCTACAGTCTAAAGCACAAGAAGCTGAACAGAGATTGCAAGCAGCAACTTTGAATGTTGAGGAG ATGGAAGAAGTGGTGACAGAGCAGTGGATCCAAATTCAACAGTTTGAGCAGGCTCTTCAACTCAGAGAA ATGGCCATATTAAAGGCTCGAAGACGAGTGAGCCCTGAAAGATGCTCATTCTTGAAG TTTATGGATGATCTTTCCAGCAAATATTTGTCAAAGTATCTTGGGCCATTCGATTTATATTTGTTTGGCAAGGACTCTGCCTTGAGATCCTTCGGGTCTCAAACTGTACATCATTTCACAATCTTTTGTTCAAGAGTGAAGGAATCCCATCACGAG CTGCAAGGTTTCATCAGAAGAGAAATGGAAAGCCATGAATTTACTGCACATCTTGCCAACGAGGAGCTAGTATTTGTTGTG GCTTCTGCTCTAGTCATCTTCCCAGTATTGAGTGCTTGGTTGTTTCTCTCATCACATGTACTCTAA
- the LOC136231891 gene encoding uncharacterized protein isoform X1: protein MAAVSLILFPAILFSSLLDLTSQDQQQNHLLLNQLHDSKLKIAKLAESSLEEIILKIEARDINLKEREKQIREMEERINYLQSKLSNLKSVSFTVDEKVNSLEEEVKDLWATLRKNNFDLYVLQSKAQEAEQRLQAATLNVEEMEEVVTEQWIQIQQFEQALQLREMAILKARRRVSPERCSFLKFMDDLSSKYLSKYLGPFDLYLFGKDSALRSFGSQTVHHFTIFCSRVKESHHELQGFIRREMESHEFTAHLANEELVFVVASALVIFPVLSAWLFLSSHVL from the exons ATGGCGGCTGTCTCTCTAATTTTATTTCCCGCCATTTTGTTCTCATCTCTACTGGATCTCACGTCTCAGGACCAACAACAAAACCATCTCCTACTCAACCAGTTGCACGACTCCAAGCTTAAGATCGCTAAATTAG CAGAATCTTCTCTTGAAGAAATTATCCTAAAAATAGAGGCTAGAGACATTAATCTGAAGGAAAGAGAGAAACAAATTCGGGAGATGGAGGAGAGAATAAACTATTTGCAATCTAAACTTTCGAATTTGAAG AGTGTTTCCTTTACAGTTGATGAAAAAGTTAACTCGTTGGAAGAAGAG GTAAAAGATCTATGGGCGACTTTGAGGAAGAACAATTTTGATCTTTATGTTCTACAGTCTAAAGCACAAGAAGCTGAACAGAGATTGCAAGCAGCAACTTTGAATGTTGAGGAG ATGGAAGAAGTGGTGACAGAGCAGTGGATCCAAATTCAACAGTTTGAGCAGGCTCTTCAACTCAGAGAA ATGGCCATATTAAAGGCTCGAAGACGAGTGAGCCCTGAAAGATGCTCATTCTTGAAG TTTATGGATGATCTTTCCAGCAAATATTTGTCAAAGTATCTTGGGCCATTCGATTTATATTTGTTTGGCAAGGACTCTGCCTTGAGATCCTTCGGGTCTCAAACTGTACATCATTTCACAATCTTTTGTTCAAGAGTGAAGGAATCCCATCACGAG CTGCAAGGTTTCATCAGAAGAGAAATGGAAAGCCATGAATTTACTGCACATCTTGCCAACGAGGAGCTAGTATTTGTTGTG GCTTCTGCTCTAGTCATCTTCCCAGTATTGAGTGCTTGGTTGTTTCTCTCATCACATGTACTCTAA